The DNA segment AGAAAGGAAAGTGAGTAGCTGTGAAAACTCCCAAGAAAAACCTCACCATCCGGCTAGATCCTGATGAGCTTGAATGGCTTGAAGGAGAAGCCAAACGTCAAGTCAGGTCAGTGGCCGGATTGGTGAGGTGGTTGATCGCTCAGTACAGAGAGAAGGAAAACTAGAACGGAATATTGTCCGTCTCTCTTTTTCTAAGAAGCTCTTTGTATTCGCTGACAGTCATAATCATTCCCTCATCAGGGAAGTAATGCAGGCTGTTTTCAGATAGGTACTGATTCATAGAGTTCGCAAGGAAAAACAGGACTTGGTTAGCAAGAGGACGCATTTCTCTGTCTGCGATCAATTGAAGTTGCTCTCTCATCTCGTCTTCTATACGGATAGTAAGGTTTTTTTTCGCCATGCTTACACCTCCTATGATGGCTCTCTTTGATTGCTTATTATAACATGAGCGTTTTTCTGCAAGCTATTTGATTGCGTTTGATGTTGACAGCAATCGTTTCGAGTGCTATATCTAAAGCAATCTAAAGCAATGCGATTGATGGAAGTGTCCGAATGTGCGGTCGAGATTATCACGAGTGCTCAGACGAGAAGATAGCGGCTTGCGAAGTGGGATATGGATCATCACGGAGGAAAGATAGAAAGGGTGAGAAATGAGATGGAAGGACTGAAGGTGCTCGAAAGTGGTTTGGTTCCGGTCTACAGGGATTCGGAGTGGCAGGTAGTGGATGCTCGGGAACTGCATGGGTTCTTGGAGAGTAAGAGGCAGTTTGGAAATTGGATAGAGGATCGGGTTGATAAGTATGGCTTGGTAGAGGGGGAAGATTACGTTTTGGTTTTTAACAAAACTGGTAAAAACCCCTCAGGCGGTCGTCCCGCCAAGGATTACCTCCTAACCCTCGACGTCGCCAAAGAGCTCTGCATGGTGGAGAACAACGAGCGGGGGCGTCAGGCGAGGAAATACTTTATCGCCGTCGAGAAGGCATACCGGGAAAGCCTAGTGATGATCCCCAGGGATTACGCCGCCGCTCTTAGAGCACACGCAGACGAGGTAGAGCGCAGAGAGCTTGCGGAGAAACAGAGAGACATCGCCATCAGAACGAAAGCGGAAATCGGGAGTCGTCGAGAGGCCACCGCCATGGCGACAGCATCCTCAGCGGTCAGGAAGGTCACGTACTTGGAAGATCGTCTAGGGGAAGGGAAGAACTGGAAACAGTGTAAGGCCGTTCCCTGGGTGCTGGATTACTTCGCCCCGTCCAAAGGCATGTGGTCGGTTCTGGGCAAGAAGATGGCGGCTCTTTCGGTGGATATGGGCTACGAGGTCAGGAAGATCGAAGACGAGAAATACGGCAACCTCAACGCTTACCACGTGGACGTCTGGGAAGAGATGCGTTGCCGGGTGGATACAGACCAGAACATGATGGGAAAGTACAGAAGAGAGCTTGCATCATGAGAGTAAAAAAGAGCCCCGCTCGGCGGGCACCGAGACAGGGGCAAAAGCAAAACACTTTCAATGCCTCATTTTACCACGAAGGGAGCCGATAGCAATGTGGTTTCCCAACCCTAGAGATTACGACAGTGCGGAGGACTATTACCGGGACCGAGATGAGGCTCTAAGAGAGACCCAGAACGAGGAGGAGAGACCATGGCGAGACGAATAGACCTTACGGCATCGATGATCAGGGCGTACAAGTCATGTCCCAAGCTATACGAGTTCCAGTATATCCACATGCTCAAGCCAGAGAAGACCCCTACGGCATTGGAGACCGGAAGCAACTATCACGCTCAGCTTGAAAGGCTCCTCACCGGGCAGGGCATAGACGACACGGGACTGCCGGGGATCATGGCTGAGGCTTTCGATAGGTTCATACCCTGGCGGGATTGGAAGATAGCTAAGGTCGAGGAAGAGTTTGACTGGGCGATAACTCCCTTCCTGCACATGAGGGGCAAGATCGACGCCGTTTGTTCAGATGGGATTCCTGTTGAGCATAAAACCGCAGGACAGAGCATCGGCACAGAGACGACCTCAGGGCTGAAATACGTAAACCATTTGGCCTGGGACGATCAGGTGTCCTACTACCTGTTGGCTCTCTCCCTCCTGAGGGATGAGCCTGTGACAACCGTCAGATATACGGTATGCCAGAAGCCCTCCATTAGGCTCAAGCAGGGCGAGACCGAGGAAGCATATCTGGATCGGTGCAGGGAGTGGTACGACGATACGAAGGTCAGGTTTTTCGAGGTGCATCGATCGAAAGAGGAACTTGATAGGACGGAAACAGAGGTTCGAGGGCTGGCGAGCGAGATCCGGCGGAGAAAGATTTTCTACAGGAATCCCTCCCATTGCTCCCTTATGGGGTGTTCCTACGCCTCTATATGCCTGGACTACGACCCGGAGATCATAACGGGATTCGTGAGGAAAGAAAGAGAAAGTGAGGAGCTTGCGACATGCAGATTCTAAAGGCAAAGGATATCAAAGCGGACAAACAGACCCTTTTTGTATATGCCCCTCCAGGCTTCGGGAAGACCACCCTGCTGGGCGGGTTGCCCGGATCTACCTTGATCGTAGACGTGGACCAGGGCACGTCAGTCCTACAGGGCAACGCCAATGTGGACATAGTGAGGCTGGAACCTTCACTTAGAGACCTGCCTGAGTTGCTATCCATGCTGGAGAAAAAGAACGACTACGACAATGTCTGCATCGATTCTCTCTCCGAACTTGAACGGGCCATGCTCACCGCCTATGGCCGAGATGGAAAGAACGACGGAGCCCCTGAGATGGGGCATTACCTCAAGGTCCAGTACAAACTTGCGGACTACTGCCGTCGCTTCAGGGCCCTGAGTGGAAATACCGTATTCACCGCATGGGAGGAGCTGAGGGAGTTCGTCGCCCCCTCGGGGGAGAAATACACCCAGGCAAGGCCTCTCCTCGGGGGAAAGATAGTGGACCTTATCTGTGGCCTGTGTGACGTGGTCGGTAGGGTTGTCATATCCCAAAAAGACAGAGAGAGGTACATCCAGCTGGAGGGATCGAGCACCGTGGTGGCGAAGGACCGCTTGCAGAAGCGGAGATTTTGTAAATTTGAGGAGCTGGTATAGATGATCAACTGGAGATTTAACTCAAACAACTATGACCCGAACAAGTCTTTCGAGTTGGTTCCTGTGGGAGACCATAGGGTCCGTATAGAAGAGGCTGAGGAACAGGTCAGCAAGACCGGCAGGGACATGATCAAGCTGACGTTGGCGGTTTCAGGACATGGCTCAAAGCTCTTTCACTACATCGTGTTCATGGAGGATCGGCCAGAGATCACGGATCAGAACCTTGGGCAGTTATTCGATTCCTTTGGCATTCCCGTTGGGGACATGAATCTCAATAACTGGATAGGCAAAGTGGGAGCAGCCAGGGTGAAGCACGAGCTATACGACGGCAAGCAGCAAGCCAGGATGTCCTACTTTATCCTCCGCTCCAAGCAAGGGGACCTTCCTCCCTGGGTAGAGAAGGGCAACGGAGCTTCCTCCTCCTACAGCACCCCGAGTAACGCTCCAAGATCGTTCAGGGAAGATTACGCCGCAGATGAGGAACTTGTTGACGTCCCATTTTAAACTGCGCCCATATCAAGAGGAATGCCTCGCCTCAATACCGGAGGTCGGGGCATTCCTCGTACAGATGGCCACAGGGCTCGGCAAGACGGTCACGTTTTCAAATATCCCCAGAAGGGGACGGATGCTCCTTCTCTCCCATAGGGAAGAGCTTGTAAGACAGCCAGCGAAGTATTTTCCCTGTTCTTTCGGCATAGAGCAGGGGAAGAACCGGTCAAGAGGTGAGTCGGTAGTCTCCGCCTCTGTTCAGACCATCTCCAGGCGGCTGGAGCATTTTGGACGTGATGATTTTGACCTGATAGTGACCGACGAAGCCCACCACGCCGTGGCAAAGACCTACCGCAGGATATTCGACTACTTCCGCCCCCGGCTTCACGTCGGCTTTACCGCCACCCCCAACCGGGCAGATGGCTTAGGCCTTGAGGGGATTTACGAAGATATCGTCTTCGACAGGGATCTCCCTTGGGGGATAAAAAACGGCTGGCTTTCGGATATCTACTGCATAAGGGCACGGATAGACTTCGACATATCCCAAGTGGCCAGACGGCTAGGAGATTACGCCCCGGGAGAGCTTGAAAAGGCGGTGAACATAGAGAGTGCCAACCAGGCTATCGCCGATGTCTACAGACAGTACGCCAAAGGTCCTACTCTTATTTTTGCCGTCAGCGTAGCCCATGCCAGAGCTATAGCGGAGAAGATCCCCGGAGCGGTGGCCATATCAGGAGGCCAGGACAGGAGCAACGCTGTGGAGGCCTTCGCAAGAGGGGAGATCCCCTGTTTGGTGAACTGCATGGTCTTTACCGAGGGGACCGATCTCCCCGCCGTGGAGACGGTAATCATAGCCAGGCCAACCCAGAACATCGCTTTATATACCCAGATGGTGGGGCGAGGGACCAGGCTAAGCCCAGGGAAGGACCACCTCACCTTGATCGATTGCGTTGGAGTGTCCGAGAGCTCCTGTCTGTATACCGCTCCCTCTCTCGTTGGGCTTGAGCCTGAGCTTATACCTGAGAGGGTGATAGACGAGGTTCAAGGACCTCTTTTCGATCTCCCTGAGATAGTAGCGAGGGAGATGGACAAGCCGGAGTTCTACATCAAAAACGTGGAGTACGTAAAGCTCTGGGCGAAGAAGATGAAGTACCAGCTACATGGGGTCAACTGGTTCAGGATGCCCGATGGCTCGATGGTACTGAGCAAGCCCAAGCTCAGAATCCCACCTCCAGACCACCTAGGCCGAATACACCTCTGTAACGGCGAGGTCGTCAAGGCCCAGAGGGTGTACGACAGGGTCTACAAGTGGCTGTGCCGGGATCACTCCGACTCCAGGGCGTTGTGGGATGTAGGTCGTGCAAGGAACGGATGGGGGGCCTATATGGCGACGGAAAAACAGAGGGAGATGGTTTGTCGCATGTTTCCGGAAACCGATGTAACCAACATGACCAAGTTCGAGGCTAGCCAGATTTTGACGAGGGTCTTCAATGGCTAGGCGAGGATACCGGTTCGAGCACGAGATAGACCGCGTGATCGCGTATTTAGGTAGTTGCGGCATCCACGGACACAAGAACCACGCAAGGAGAACCGTGGATGGAGTTTTTTTAGAGGGGGAGCCTTTCGACTATGAAGTCTTCTCCAATGGGAAGCTACATTGTTTTGACGCTAAAGAGAGCAAGACGGCCAGATGGAGCCTTAAAAATGCAAAGCCCGCTCAGGTGAACGCCCTTATCCAATGTGCTAACCACGGAGCTGAAGCCTATTTCCTGGTTCATTTCGAGGGGAGTGGGGTGAGACGTTTTGACGCTGAGCAGGTTAAGGCCGCTATGGCAGCAGGGAAAACCTTCCTGACGGCCGATGAAGGGAGGCCATGGGATTGGGAGGAACTGACAGGATCCAGAGGATCAAGGAAAAATACAGCGTAATCTCCTACGCCAGGTCGGTCCTGAATATCCCGGTCCGCAAGACAGGCGATCGATGGAAGTCGTTCGGCGGAGGATCCAATCCGACCTGTGTAGCCTTCTATGAAGACTGGTGGTACGACTTCAAGCTTTGTGTGGGTGGCGACGTAATAGACCTCTGCGCCGTCGCCAGGCACAACGGAGACAAGGGAGCGGCCATAAGGGAGCTCGGCGGAGATGATCCGGGATGGCGGGAGTACACCCAGCGATTAGGTGACATGTGTTTTAAGTGGCATGAGAGTCTGGAAGAACGACACCGCCTCTATCTGTATCGGCGAGGAATCCGTAAAGAGACCGTAGACCGTCTAAAAATTGGGTTCGATGGTTCTCGGTTAGTGATTCCCTACTGGAAAAACGGTTACATCGCTTATTACGTATCCAGAGTTTTATCACAAGACGTGAAAAAACAGGGCGAAATTATCACGGATACCCCCGAAATTATCACGCCCGATGATAATAACTCTAGTTCAGATTCAAAGAAACCAGTTCCAAAATACAAAAAAGCCCCCTTGGATGGCATGAACGAGAACATACCCTGGGGATTGAACACCTTGGACCGAGACAGTTCAGTTTTAGTCATCACCGAAGGGGCATTCGATGCCCTCTCCTTTGAGCAGGAGGGGTACAAAGTCCTGTCCCCCATGGGTGGCCATTTCAACAAGGAATCCCTAAAGCAGGTCCTTGATATCTGCAAAAGCCAGGAGACGGTGTTCCTCTGTTTTGATTCAGACGACGCAGGGAACCGGTTCCAGTCGAACATGTCCCAGATGCTTTTCCGACACCACGTCAATTTCCGGTGTGGAACCCTCCCTGAGGGGGTTAAAGACGTCTCGGATTACTACGCCGAGGCTGGGGATTTGAGGGAGCTTGTCGCCTCTGCCGAAGACGGGATAACCGTCATGTGCCGACGTCTGACGGATCGACAAGAGTTCAAAACGTTTATATTCCAGGCCGCCAGATATGTAGGAAAAGCGGAGCTGGTGGAGCTTTTCGACCTCGTTAGCTTCCCTAAAAGCTGGCTGGATCAGGTCAAGAAGCAGGCCTTATCCCCCCCACCGGAGGACCTAATCGTCAGGGAGATAAAGGATAAACACAGGCTCAAGTTTTTCGACGCTCTGGGGTTCTACGAATACGACCAGGGTGTCTGGAAGCGCAGGGGAGACAGCGAGATCAAGGGGTATATATCGGAGGCTCTAGGGACCTACAGGTCTGGTGGCAGGGTGAGTTCTATTTTCGTCCTGCTGAAAGCGGAGACGGTCTCGACGGAGCGGTTCAACGCTCAATCTGTGTTCAACTTCAGGAACTGCGTTTTGGATCTGGAGACAGGGGAGCAAAAGGAGCATTCGGAGACGTTTATGTCCTCCGTCCAGGTTCCCTACGACTACATCCCCGATGCCTACGCCCCTAGGTGGGCCTCCTTCGTCGAGGATGTCTGTCTCGGAGATGAGCGGCGGATAGCTTTGCTTCAGGAGATCGCCGGGTATGTCCTCTTCTCGGATAACTCCCTCCAGAAGTGTTTCTTCCTGATAGGGGATGGAGCCAACGGCAAGAGCGTTTTTTTGGATATCCTGGCGGACCTGTTCGGTCTGGAGAACGTCTCCAACGTGGAGATGAGCGGGTTGGTCGAGCCGTTCCAACGGATTCACCTGCTGACCTCGATCGTCAATATCTCCACAGAGACCAGGACGGACGTTAAGGGAGCCGAGTCGATCTTCAAACAGATCGTCGTAGGCGACATGATAAACGGTTGCTACAAGAACAAGGACTTTTTCACCTTCCGGCCCAGGACCAAGCTGATAATCGCCGGAAACGAGTTTATTCAAAGCCGGGACACCACGACAGGCTTCTTGAGAAGGATGTGTTTCGTAGGGTTCAACGCTAAGTTTACAGACTCACCGAAGCTGGAGCACGGGGAGAAGAAGGCAGACAAGGGGCTTACGGACAAGCTGAGAGAAGAGCTGCCAGGCATCTTCAACTGGGCCTATCAGGGGTACAAGATCCTGCGAGAAGCGAAGGAATTTACGGTGACCGGTGATCAGAGCGAGCTAATGGATAGCTTCATGAGGACCACAAACCCTCTGATGGGGTTCATGGAGGAGACGGAGCTATCCGGCAGGATTCCGAGGTCTGAGCTTTACAAGATGTATAAAGACTGGTGCCATGACGCAGGTCATGAACCTATGAGTAGGACTAAGTTTATTCAGAGGTTCAAGCAGACCATAAAGCAGGTGGGAATTGAGGTGTCTGAGGCAAAGTCCGATGGGGAGAGGCAGTTTATTTTCCCCAGATAACCCAGGGCACTTAGGGCACTTACAGGGCACTTATAAAAAGCACAAGTGCCCTGTCTAAACCCTTGCTATTACTGTCTTTCTTTACTTTAGGGCACTTAGGGCACTTTAAAAAGAGTAGTAAGTAAGAAAAGAGGGAGTAAAAAAATATACTAGCGGTAATAGGTTTACCCCCTCAAAAGTGCCCTGAAATGGTGTAACCCCGGTGTTTGCAATGCTTTGTCCAGGGCACTTATAAGTGCCCTGTGGAAAAGGAGGAACTCAATGTGGTCTTGAATATAAAAAAGCAAAGCAATGGGCTGTACACGGTCGACGTGCTGAGGTTTGAGTCTCTTGCCTCGGCAAGGGACTACGCTACTTGCATGTCGAAAGCTAAGGGCTGCGAATATTTTATGTCTCCGGAGTGCAGGGAGGAGTGGGAGAAGGGGCCGTGCAA comes from the Dethiosulfovibrio salsuginis genome and includes:
- a CDS encoding ribbon-helix-helix protein, CopG family produces the protein MKTPKKNLTIRLDPDELEWLEGEAKRQVRSVAGLVRWLIAQYREKEN
- a CDS encoding antA/AntB antirepressor family protein → MDHHGGKIERVRNEMEGLKVLESGLVPVYRDSEWQVVDARELHGFLESKRQFGNWIEDRVDKYGLVEGEDYVLVFNKTGKNPSGGRPAKDYLLTLDVAKELCMVENNERGRQARKYFIAVEKAYRESLVMIPRDYAAALRAHADEVERRELAEKQRDIAIRTKAEIGSRREATAMATASSAVRKVTYLEDRLGEGKNWKQCKAVPWVLDYFAPSKGMWSVLGKKMAALSVDMGYEVRKIEDEKYGNLNAYHVDVWEEMRCRVDTDQNMMGKYRRELAS
- a CDS encoding PD-(D/E)XK nuclease family protein, with the protein product MARRIDLTASMIRAYKSCPKLYEFQYIHMLKPEKTPTALETGSNYHAQLERLLTGQGIDDTGLPGIMAEAFDRFIPWRDWKIAKVEEEFDWAITPFLHMRGKIDAVCSDGIPVEHKTAGQSIGTETTSGLKYVNHLAWDDQVSYYLLALSLLRDEPVTTVRYTVCQKPSIRLKQGETEEAYLDRCREWYDDTKVRFFEVHRSKEELDRTETEVRGLASEIRRRKIFYRNPSHCSLMGCSYASICLDYDPEIITGFVRKERESEELATCRF
- a CDS encoding AAA family ATPase, whose amino-acid sequence is MQILKAKDIKADKQTLFVYAPPGFGKTTLLGGLPGSTLIVDVDQGTSVLQGNANVDIVRLEPSLRDLPELLSMLEKKNDYDNVCIDSLSELERAMLTAYGRDGKNDGAPEMGHYLKVQYKLADYCRRFRALSGNTVFTAWEELREFVAPSGEKYTQARPLLGGKIVDLICGLCDVVGRVVISQKDRERYIQLEGSSTVVAKDRLQKRRFCKFEELV
- a CDS encoding DUF669 domain-containing protein → MINWRFNSNNYDPNKSFELVPVGDHRVRIEEAEEQVSKTGRDMIKLTLAVSGHGSKLFHYIVFMEDRPEITDQNLGQLFDSFGIPVGDMNLNNWIGKVGAARVKHELYDGKQQARMSYFILRSKQGDLPPWVEKGNGASSSYSTPSNAPRSFREDYAADEELVDVPF
- a CDS encoding DEAD/DEAH box helicase is translated as MRNLLTSHFKLRPYQEECLASIPEVGAFLVQMATGLGKTVTFSNIPRRGRMLLLSHREELVRQPAKYFPCSFGIEQGKNRSRGESVVSASVQTISRRLEHFGRDDFDLIVTDEAHHAVAKTYRRIFDYFRPRLHVGFTATPNRADGLGLEGIYEDIVFDRDLPWGIKNGWLSDIYCIRARIDFDISQVARRLGDYAPGELEKAVNIESANQAIADVYRQYAKGPTLIFAVSVAHARAIAEKIPGAVAISGGQDRSNAVEAFARGEIPCLVNCMVFTEGTDLPAVETVIIARPTQNIALYTQMVGRGTRLSPGKDHLTLIDCVGVSESSCLYTAPSLVGLEPELIPERVIDEVQGPLFDLPEIVAREMDKPEFYIKNVEYVKLWAKKMKYQLHGVNWFRMPDGSMVLSKPKLRIPPPDHLGRIHLCNGEVVKAQRVYDRVYKWLCRDHSDSRALWDVGRARNGWGAYMATEKQREMVCRMFPETDVTNMTKFEASQILTRVFNG
- a CDS encoding Holliday junction resolvase RecU, with translation MIAYLGSCGIHGHKNHARRTVDGVFLEGEPFDYEVFSNGKLHCFDAKESKTARWSLKNAKPAQVNALIQCANHGAEAYFLVHFEGSGVRRFDAEQVKAAMAAGKTFLTADEGRPWDWEELTGSRGSRKNTA
- a CDS encoding phage/plasmid primase, P4 family codes for the protein MGGTDRIQRIKEKYSVISYARSVLNIPVRKTGDRWKSFGGGSNPTCVAFYEDWWYDFKLCVGGDVIDLCAVARHNGDKGAAIRELGGDDPGWREYTQRLGDMCFKWHESLEERHRLYLYRRGIRKETVDRLKIGFDGSRLVIPYWKNGYIAYYVSRVLSQDVKKQGEIITDTPEIITPDDNNSSSDSKKPVPKYKKAPLDGMNENIPWGLNTLDRDSSVLVITEGAFDALSFEQEGYKVLSPMGGHFNKESLKQVLDICKSQETVFLCFDSDDAGNRFQSNMSQMLFRHHVNFRCGTLPEGVKDVSDYYAEAGDLRELVASAEDGITVMCRRLTDRQEFKTFIFQAARYVGKAELVELFDLVSFPKSWLDQVKKQALSPPPEDLIVREIKDKHRLKFFDALGFYEYDQGVWKRRGDSEIKGYISEALGTYRSGGRVSSIFVLLKAETVSTERFNAQSVFNFRNCVLDLETGEQKEHSETFMSSVQVPYDYIPDAYAPRWASFVEDVCLGDERRIALLQEIAGYVLFSDNSLQKCFFLIGDGANGKSVFLDILADLFGLENVSNVEMSGLVEPFQRIHLLTSIVNISTETRTDVKGAESIFKQIVVGDMINGCYKNKDFFTFRPRTKLIIAGNEFIQSRDTTTGFLRRMCFVGFNAKFTDSPKLEHGEKKADKGLTDKLREELPGIFNWAYQGYKILREAKEFTVTGDQSELMDSFMRTTNPLMGFMEETELSGRIPRSELYKMYKDWCHDAGHEPMSRTKFIQRFKQTIKQVGIEVSEAKSDGERQFIFPR